A window of the Oscillospiraceae bacterium NTUH-002-81 genome harbors these coding sequences:
- a CDS encoding prealbumin-like fold domain-containing protein, whose amino-acid sequence MSDLLLYKVNSDGEALEGAQFKLVKDGTGEIQTATSKADGSLNFTRLTEGEYQLSETKAPSKYIPTLDTWVVKVEPVEGEEGSVKANLYLSDGETLYTKSEGGRYEILNLTEQERIDSVLDYDKTAKVKSWEDRTYDIAITASSKLTSQTTQETGGVADVMMVLDISGSMLYDGSNDDSDGFVQVGSWQETYKDVKNSLDATKVYYYGDSTENVPFSYWSYYNAKSPMIYRDGKWLYHTRKNGSWKEIADSSTTKIYTIDSGLTGLKEAGNAFVNSIAEGSPTSRIGIKTFHSNAQDISTLKSAGENSDVLVKAISALRACGGTSPQKGAGSGSEGADG is encoded by the coding sequence ATGTCAGATCTGCTGCTTTATAAAGTAAATTCCGATGGAGAAGCCCTGGAAGGCGCACAGTTTAAACTGGTAAAGGACGGAACCGGGGAGATCCAGACAGCAACTTCCAAGGCAGATGGAAGCCTGAATTTTACCAGGCTGACGGAAGGAGAGTATCAGCTGTCTGAGACAAAGGCACCCAGCAAATATATCCCGACGCTGGATACCTGGGTGGTAAAGGTAGAGCCGGTGGAAGGAGAAGAGGGCAGTGTCAAAGCCAATCTGTATCTGTCGGACGGAGAGACCCTGTATACGAAATCAGAGGGCGGCAGGTATGAAATCCTGAATCTGACAGAGCAGGAGCGGATTGACAGTGTACTGGATTATGATAAGACAGCAAAAGTAAAGAGCTGGGAGGATCGGACATATGATATCGCCATCACCGCTTCTTCCAAACTGACCAGCCAGACAACCCAGGAGACGGGCGGCGTGGCGGATGTGATGATGGTGCTGGATATATCCGGAAGTATGCTGTACGACGGCAGTAATGATGACAGCGACGGTTTTGTGCAGGTCGGAAGCTGGCAGGAAACATATAAAGATGTGAAAAACAGTCTGGATGCGACAAAGGTTTATTACTACGGTGACAGTACGGAAAATGTACCTTTCTCATACTGGTCTTACTACAATGCCAAATCCCCGATGATTTACCGGGACGGCAAGTGGCTGTATCATACTCGGAAAAATGGCAGCTGGAAAGAGATAGCTGATAGTTCCACTACCAAAATTTATACGATTGACAGCGGTCTGACCGGGTTAAAAGAGGCCGGAAATGCATTTGTTAATTCCATAGCAGAGGGATCGCCCACGAGCCGCATCGGCATCAAGACCTTCCATTCGAATGCGCAGGATATCAGTACGCTGAAATCTGCGGGGGAGAACAGCGATGTACTGGTGAAAGCTATTTCCGCACTGCGCGCCTGTGGAGGTACCTCTCCGCAGAAGGGGGCTGGATCTGGCTCTGAAGGAGCTGACGGATGA
- a CDS encoding VWA domain-containing protein, which produces MEVPLRRRGLDLALKELTDEANAASTVPKYVILFTDGDPSTATDRSAAELSAQKLREKGIILYTVGLKLTTATETWLSQKIASEGCALSASTTAGLKDIFKTISSTITEDVAISKAEIRDVIDPRFQLVKDDGTVITDAMLADGKTIQLNNGGIVYLTKVNGKTVQAVKWTEQTIPNKNNGTWEQTVTVKAREEYIGGNNVPTNIAPDSSISTGYGDATLPQPKVNVKAELTVSNAEQTIFLGDTVPTEDAVLKQLFDADSKAAMGVTADDFTLTWYRDEACTDEITVEEMGQVKPADTTGFYLKVVYDPGEPSDESNRNTTEKVNGKDVVRIAGEKAGDRYQVIAVNEDEEIYPDKEYGVYTVYVVDGRVTVVKTISNPAEVRDTQGSPIFTFRLTRTYEEDGQTKTESFYRSMKADKDGETKVVFSHLPKGTYTAEELAVQQYELVSLTASADETGGFPCHMAEQKMEIGSDGRENRLQERDGLVQAVNKKTPDHHETSNDIIINQFAVKDGKVIITPVKTEAE; this is translated from the coding sequence GTGGAGGTACCTCTCCGCAGAAGGGGGCTGGATCTGGCTCTGAAGGAGCTGACGGATGAAGCCAATGCGGCAAGTACAGTTCCCAAGTATGTGATCCTGTTCACAGACGGTGATCCTTCCACAGCAACAGACAGATCTGCAGCGGAGCTTTCTGCCCAGAAGCTGCGGGAGAAGGGCATCATCCTTTATACGGTGGGTTTGAAGCTGACAACGGCTACCGAGACATGGCTCTCCCAAAAGATTGCATCGGAGGGGTGTGCCCTGTCGGCCAGCACTACTGCAGGGCTGAAGGATATTTTCAAAACCATCAGTTCCACAATCACTGAGGATGTGGCCATCAGTAAGGCGGAGATCAGAGATGTGATCGACCCGCGGTTCCAGCTGGTGAAAGACGATGGTACGGTGATCACCGATGCCATGCTGGCGGATGGAAAGACCATTCAGCTGAACAATGGCGGAATTGTTTACCTGACAAAAGTAAATGGGAAGACTGTGCAGGCTGTGAAATGGACGGAACAGACGATTCCGAACAAGAATAATGGCACATGGGAACAGACAGTGACGGTGAAAGCAAGGGAGGAGTATATTGGAGGGAACAATGTGCCCACAAATATTGCTCCGGACTCTTCCATCAGCACCGGGTACGGAGATGCAACGCTGCCCCAGCCAAAGGTGAATGTGAAAGCAGAGCTGACGGTGTCAAATGCGGAACAGACCATTTTCCTGGGAGATACAGTCCCCACGGAGGATGCAGTTTTAAAACAGCTGTTTGACGCAGACAGCAAGGCTGCAATGGGCGTGACGGCAGATGATTTTACCCTTACCTGGTATCGGGATGAGGCGTGTACCGATGAGATAACAGTGGAAGAAATGGGGCAGGTAAAGCCTGCTGATACCACCGGGTTTTACCTGAAGGTTGTCTATGATCCCGGCGAACCGAGTGATGAAAGTAACCGCAATACGACGGAAAAAGTGAATGGAAAAGATGTGGTGCGGATAGCCGGGGAAAAGGCAGGTGACCGGTATCAGGTGATTGCGGTCAATGAAGATGAAGAAATATATCCCGATAAAGAATATGGCGTATATACCGTATATGTGGTGGACGGAAGGGTGACAGTGGTGAAGACCATCAGCAATCCGGCAGAGGTACGGGATACCCAGGGAAGCCCGATCTTTACGTTCCGGCTGACCCGTACCTATGAGGAAGACGGACAGACGAAAACGGAAAGCTTCTACAGGAGTATGAAGGCAGATAAGGACGGAGAGACGAAAGTGGTCTTTTCTCATCTGCCCAAGGGCACCTATACAGCAGAAGAGCTGGCGGTGCAGCAGTATGAGCTGGTCAGCCTGACTGCTTCGGCGGACGAGACGGGCGGATTCCCGTGCCATATGGCAGAGCAGAAGATGGAGATTGGTTCGGATGGCAGAGAAAACCGACTGCAGGAGCGGGATGGTCTGGTGCAGGCGGTAAATAAAAAGACACCGGATCACCACGAAACATCCAATGATATCATCATCAATCAGTTTGCGGTGAAAGACGGCAAGGTGATCATTACTCCGGTGAAGACCGAGGCAGAGTAG
- a CDS encoding signal peptidase I produces MRTICSIISDGILIILGVIAAALLLPMLFGNRTLAVLSGSMEPKIPVGAAVYVQECSPYALEVGDIITYQMGSSTLVTHRIVNIDEETQEITTQGDANHAPDSAPVAFASVVGKVVFWIPLLGYLSIYIKTPLGIAVGCGILIVLILLNFLPDILTEEEKGPAKKRRKKRAAAGTTQK; encoded by the coding sequence ATGAGAACAATATGCAGTATCATTTCTGACGGGATATTGATCATTCTGGGTGTGATCGCCGCGGCACTGCTGTTACCGATGCTGTTCGGTAACCGGACGCTGGCGGTGTTAAGCGGCAGCATGGAGCCGAAGATTCCGGTGGGGGCGGCTGTCTATGTACAGGAGTGCAGTCCCTATGCACTGGAAGTGGGGGATATCATCACCTATCAGATGGGCAGCAGCACGCTGGTCACACATCGGATTGTCAATATAGATGAGGAGACGCAGGAGATCACCACCCAGGGAGATGCCAACCATGCGCCGGACAGTGCACCGGTGGCTTTTGCCAGTGTGGTGGGCAAGGTTGTTTTCTGGATTCCGCTGCTGGGCTATCTCAGCATTTATATCAAAACACCGCTGGGCATTGCGGTGGGCTGCGGTATCCTGATCGTTCTGATTTTGCTCAATTTCCTGCCGGATATCCTGACGGAAGAAGAGAAAGGTCCCGCAAAAAAGCGCAGAAAGAAAAGGGCTGCGGCGGGAACAACGCAAAAATAG
- a CDS encoding SipW-dependent-type signal peptide-containing protein: MMKKRKVISLVAAVTVVAALGIGATLAYFTDQAEQTNVVTMGHVDIDLEEPRFSEENEDNTITHVVPNQEITKDPTIVVAADSESAYLRVKLIFEGLTEDQIAELLPGIDMDADDWVLSADGYYYYQNRITKTGEEQRVPVFTTVHIPETWGNEVADTSFTISIKAEAIQADHFTPTTNDADQITGWNYSDGTAVTAENYTAPVTP, translated from the coding sequence ATGATGAAGAAGAGAAAAGTAATCAGCCTTGTGGCTGCGGTAACCGTTGTGGCGGCGCTGGGGATCGGCGCAACTCTGGCATATTTTACCGATCAGGCAGAACAGACCAATGTAGTGACCATGGGGCATGTGGACATTGATCTGGAGGAACCGCGGTTCAGTGAGGAGAACGAAGATAATACCATCACCCATGTGGTGCCCAATCAGGAAATTACCAAAGACCCCACGATTGTAGTAGCGGCGGATTCCGAGAGTGCTTATCTGCGGGTGAAACTCATATTTGAAGGCCTTACCGAAGATCAGATCGCAGAGCTTTTACCGGGCATAGATATGGATGCGGATGACTGGGTACTTTCCGCTGATGGATACTACTATTATCAGAACAGGATCACAAAGACAGGTGAAGAACAGAGAGTGCCGGTATTTACTACCGTGCATATCCCGGAAACCTGGGGAAATGAAGTGGCAGACACCTCTTTTACGATCAGCATAAAGGCAGAGGCAATCCAGGCCGATCACTTTACGCCGACCACCAATGACGCAGATCAGATCACTGGCTGGAATTACAGCGACGGGACGGCTGTTACGGCAGAAAACTATACAGCACCTGTGACGCCATAG